A genomic region of Rhipicephalus sanguineus isolate Rsan-2018 chromosome 1, BIME_Rsan_1.4, whole genome shotgun sequence contains the following coding sequences:
- the LOC119397600 gene encoding uncharacterized protein LOC119397600: protein MAAVAETSGLKSLESDSSVPKSTVDDDDDELEALRTAALLSMKVREKCKSSALNSEARERSGSYSNYSRFHHSNQRATTPGKPLFSWNQHTRPNLIVIQPVPLEGSEAASPCSATSIQTVQPSTKLVLPQDRWCPKQGQESPASSGTGQSKRRASGKFSHFESSSESEESDDDDLLRSGSASSHSDASVDGRSSDDEQNSTPASPSCRFTQDCLDSCLSESTSDLPAFSSLQPEVTSEAGATNSVSSVHKSSDECSPAHTVEHGCNVVTVNAMASARLRAGGNSSDKCATEDNSGLINRVEASVSAGHEKITVVPNENAPEVLFDYSGLRQQNSGNASPVRHATRKSPAIEEHQQKYDEGRLINGLCTDGRRPLHLSPDSTREDRLVPPPRERHSSREGTPGSTRSVDSQDRSASSVFEARRRKFECTVPVNPVGGKILLLRQGRTEDQSPHREGSSPLSSPCARTRSRSRSASPPLLRSVLSVVKRGPSEVSPACVESKKHRSGRTVEVIVHSVGEESTDATERVGNSSGSKLPVHLRLGDASTASSTRRKKSKRKRSSHDSAAYSVKRKHARARGLDSEVRRAWLGRDQRCNRRKRMPSGLSDGAP, encoded by the exons ATGGCGGCGGTAGCCGAG ACCTCGGGGCTCAAGTCATTAGAGTCTGACAGTTCTGTGCCGAAGTCGACAGtggatgatgacgacgacgaattGGAGGCGCTGCGCACTGCGGCGTTGTTGTCTATGAAAGTCAGAGAAAAGTGCAAATCG AGCGCCTTGAATTCTGAAGCGCGCGAGCGATCTGGTTCGTATTCCAACTACAGCCGCTTTCACCATTCCAACCAGAGAGCCACCACCCCTGGAAAG CCACTTTTCAGCTGGAACCAGCACACACGACCCAACCTTATCGTAATACAGCCTGTGCCACTGGAAGGAAGCGAAGCGGCATCCCCGTGTAGTGCGACTTCCATCCAGACTGTACAGCCCTCGACAAAGTTGGTGTTGCCCCAGGATCGGTGGTGCCCAAAGCAGGGCCAAGAAAGTCCAGCCTCAAGTGGCACTGGCCAATCCAAGCGCAGGG CATCAGGCAAGTTCAGTCACTTCGAGTCCAGCTCTGAAAGTGAGGAAAGTGATGATGACGACCTGCTGCGCTCTGGTTCTGCATCATCCCACAGTGATGCTAGTGTTGATGGGCGCAGCTCAGATGATGAGCAAAACTCTACTCCGGCATCGCCATCATGTAGATTTACGCAAGATTGCCTAGACAGCTGTCTAAGTGAGTCCACGTCTGACTTGCCAGCTTTCTCGTCCCTCCAGCCTGAAGTGACTTCGGAAGCTGGCGCTACCAACTCTGTGAGCTCTGTGCATAAATCCAGTGATGAATGCAGCCCTGCGCATACTGTAGAGCATGGTTGCAATGTTGTCACTGTTAATGCCATGGCCAGTGCTCGGTTACGGGCAGGTGGCAACAGTTCGGATAAATGTGCCACAGAGGATAATTCGGGGTTGATAAACAGAGTGGAAGCAAGTGTTTCTGCTGGACACGAAAAGATTACTGTAGTGCCAAATGAAAATGCTCCAGAGGTGCTCTTTGACTATTCAGGCTTGCGCCAACAAAACAGTGGCAATGCCAGTCCTGTGAGGCACGCAACAAGGAAAAGCCCAGCTATAGAAGAGCACCAGCAGAAATATGATGAGGGGAGACTAATAAATGGTCTCTGCACTGATGGTCGAAGACCTCTCCACCTTTCGCCGGACAGCACAAGGGAAGATAGACTAGTGCCACCTCCACGAGAAAGGCACAGCTCCCGGGAGGGCACACCAGGGAGCACGAGAAGTGTGGACAGCCAAGATCGTTCTGCAAGCAGCGTTTTTGAAGCTCGGCGGCGAAAGTTTGAGTGCACTGTGCCAGTGAACCCTGTGGGAGGCAAGATACTGTTGCTCAGACAGGGCAGGACTGAGGACCAAAGCCCACACCGTGAAGGCTCTTCCCCCCTCTCATCCCCGTGTGCTCGGACGAGATCACGCAGCAGGAGTGCAAGTCCACCCCTCTTGCGTTCTGTGCTCAGTGTTGTAAAGCGTGGCCCATCCGAAGTTTCGCCAGCATGTGTCGAATCTAAGAAGCACAGATCTGGAAGGACGGTGGAGGTCATAGTACACAGTGTCG GTGAAGAGTCCACTGATGCAACTGAGCGCGTTGGCAATAGCAGTGGCAGCAAACTGCCTGTCCACCTAAGGCTTGGCGATGCCAGCACAGCTTCCTCAACAAGAAGGAAAAAGAGCAAACGGAAACGATCTTCGCATGACTCAGCAGCATACAGTGTCAAGCGGAAACATGCCAGGGCAAGGGGCCTCGACTCAGAGGTGCGACGTGCCTGGCTGGGCCGTGACCAGCGCTGCAACCGTCGCAAGCGCATGCCATCTGGCCTCAGTGATGGTGCTCCCTGA